One part of the Schistocerca piceifrons isolate TAMUIC-IGC-003096 chromosome 2, iqSchPice1.1, whole genome shotgun sequence genome encodes these proteins:
- the LOC124777795 gene encoding glycine-rich cell wall structural protein-like: MRILVCVLLFGLALAEEKQVEKRGLIGSLGSYGGGGYGSTIDHGIGASSYSSGGISGGYGGGYAGGYGGGFGGGYGGGYGGGIASAVGGARVTNIAITKQVPIPYPVPVQRTVPVPVRVPVTVPVNRPVPVPVPQPYPVPVQRPVPVPVSVPSPVPVPVPQPVVVNQPVPVVVGGGAGVGGGLGGGYGGGIGGGYGGGYGGGYGGAIGGGYGGGYAGGISGGYGGYGKYSH; encoded by the coding sequence GTGTGCGTGTTGCTGTTCGGACTGGCtctggccgaggagaagcaagtgGAAAAGCGTGGGCTGATTGGCTCCCTGGGTAGCTATGGCGGCGGTGGGTACGGATCGACTATCGACCACGGCATCGGCGCCAGCAGCTACAGCAGCGGCGGGATCAGTGGTGGATACGGGGGTGGCTACGCTGGTGGTTATGGAGGTGGCTTTGGAGGCGGCTATGGAGGCGGCTATGGAGGCGGCATCGCCTCTGCTGTTGGAGGCGCTCGTGTCACCAACATTGCCATCACCAAGCAGGTCCCCATCCCGTACCCAGTACCAGTGCAGCGTACTGTCCCAGTACCAGTCAGAGTTCCTGTCACGGTGCCAGTCAACAGGCCAGTACCAGTGCCCGTCCCACAGCCGTACCCTGTCCCCGTGCAGAGGCCAGTCCCAGTACCCGTGAGTGTCCCTAGCCCTGTCCCCGTACCAGTACCACAGCCCGTCGTCGTCAACCAGCCGGTACCTGTCGTCGTGGGAGGAGGAGCTGGTGTCGGCGGAGGTCTCGGAGGCGGCTACGGCGGCGGCATTGGTGGAGGCTACGGTGGAGGCTATGGAGGAGGCTATGGTGGTGCCATCGGCGGTGGCTACGGTGGTGGCTACGCTGGGGGTATCTCTGGAGGCTATGGAGGCTACGGGAAATACAGCCACTAA